In Microtus pennsylvanicus isolate mMicPen1 chromosome 17, mMicPen1.hap1, whole genome shotgun sequence, one genomic interval encodes:
- the LOC142836917 gene encoding ribonuclease P protein subunit p29-like isoform X1, protein MKAVIYRAFPHKEAREHDVQELGTQRAEAFVRAFLKRTMPHLSQQDCESHLQRKAVVLEYFTRQKPKQKKKSKGLSSKQRRDMRLFDIIPEQQRYSLFLPLHELWKQYIRDLCNGLKPDTQPQMIQAKLLKADLHGAIISVTKSKCPSYVGVTGILLQETKHVFKIITKEDRLKVIPKLNCVFTIEIDGFISYIYGSNFQLPSSERSAKKFKVKGTIDL, encoded by the exons ATGAAGG CTGTGATTTACCGTGCATTTCCTCACAAAGAAGCCAGAGAGCACGATGTGCAG GAGCTGGGAACCCAGCGGGCTGAGGCCTTTGTGAGGGCCTTCCTGAAGCGCACAATGCCGCACTTGAGCCAGCAAGACTGTGAGAGCCATCTGCAGCGCAAGGCTGTGGTCTTGGAATACTTCACTCGCCAAAAGCCAAAGCagaagaagaaatccaaaggcCTCTCTTCCAAACAGAGGAGAGACATGAGGCTCTTTGACATTATCCCGGAGCAACAGAG ATAcagtctcttcctccctctgcatgAACTCTGGAAGCAGTACATCCGTGACCTGTGCAACGGGCTCAAGCCAGACAC GCAGCCGCAGATGATTCAAGCGAAGCTCCTGAAGGCGGATCTTCACGGTGCTATTATTTCAG TGACAAAATCCAAGTGCCCCTCCTATGTGGGGGTCACAGGAATCCTCCTGCAGGAGACCAAGCATGTCTTCAAGATCATCACCAAAGAAGACCGACTGAAAG TTATCCCCAAGCTGAATTGTGTGTTCACCATAGAAATTGATGGCTTCATTTCCTACATTTATGGAAGCAACTTCCAGCTTCCGTCAAGTGAGAGATCTGCCAAGAAGTTCAAAGTAAAGGGAACGATTGACCTGTGA
- the LOC142836917 gene encoding ribonuclease P protein subunit p29-like isoform X2 translates to MPHLSQQDCESHLQRKAVVLEYFTRQKPKQKKKSKGLSSKQRRDMRLFDIIPEQQRYSLFLPLHELWKQYIRDLCNGLKPDTQPQMIQAKLLKADLHGAIISVTKSKCPSYVGVTGILLQETKHVFKIITKEDRLKVIPKLNCVFTIEIDGFISYIYGSNFQLPSSERSAKKFKVKGTIDL, encoded by the exons ATGCCGCACTTGAGCCAGCAAGACTGTGAGAGCCATCTGCAGCGCAAGGCTGTGGTCTTGGAATACTTCACTCGCCAAAAGCCAAAGCagaagaagaaatccaaaggcCTCTCTTCCAAACAGAGGAGAGACATGAGGCTCTTTGACATTATCCCGGAGCAACAGAG ATAcagtctcttcctccctctgcatgAACTCTGGAAGCAGTACATCCGTGACCTGTGCAACGGGCTCAAGCCAGACAC GCAGCCGCAGATGATTCAAGCGAAGCTCCTGAAGGCGGATCTTCACGGTGCTATTATTTCAG TGACAAAATCCAAGTGCCCCTCCTATGTGGGGGTCACAGGAATCCTCCTGCAGGAGACCAAGCATGTCTTCAAGATCATCACCAAAGAAGACCGACTGAAAG TTATCCCCAAGCTGAATTGTGTGTTCACCATAGAAATTGATGGCTTCATTTCCTACATTTATGGAAGCAACTTCCAGCTTCCGTCAAGTGAGAGATCTGCCAAGAAGTTCAAAGTAAAGGGAACGATTGACCTGTGA